The DNA region CTTAGTTTTTATCACCACAAAACCTCCTATATTTACTCATTGATCTTCTTTATTGTCTCTCTGCTCCATCAGCTCTACGAGGGTGGGGGCTTTCATCTCATTCCCTACTGTATCcctggaacagggcctggcacacagtagatgctcaacaagTAGTTATGAGATAGGAATGTCACCTCGCCCGTTTTACAGAAGAGCAAACTGAGACTGGGCAGAGGGGAGCCCAGCCGCAGGCCGAGAGGAGGCAAAGCCAGGATCCCCACCCGGGACTGTGTGAGCCAAGACCTGCTCTTGCCCACTGACCATGCAGGgacccccactcccctccctcaccgCTCTGTCCTCCCCACCTCACCATTCCGGCACGGCTGCAGGCTGCACCGGTCCACCCTCTTCTCACAATTGGAGCCTTGGAAACCGGGCGGGCAACGGCAGATGTAGGCAGAGTCGGGGTCCGCACCTCCCACACACAAGCCGCCGTTGAAGCAAGGTCCATCCGCACATGTCACCCCGCTCACCTCACACCGCAACCCGTAGAACCCACGGGGACAGGTGCATTCGAAGGACCCTGGGGTCTCCTGGGCACGGGCAAGAGGACTTTGGATCAGCATCTCCTTAGAAAGAAGTCCCATCCCtctcctcagtcttttttttttttttttttttttggccgcccgaagcggcatgagggatcttagttccctgaccagggattgaacctgtgcctcctgtggtgaaagcacggagtcttaaccgctggaccgccaggaaagtcccccctTCCCCAGTCTTGACCATTGGGGGGCTGCTCCTTGTCTAGTCCCACCTCCTAGGGTGTAGGGGCCTCACCGAGGAAGTCCCTGAGGCCGAGACAACCTCTCTGTTCCACGTTTCTGGGTCTGCCCATCCAACCCCACAGAGGGGAGGCTCTGGAGGCCCGGAGAGATCCCGTTTCCACCTCTACACCTTTGCTGCCAAATGCTGCCCACCCTGTCTGCCCTCCCCGATGCTGTCCGCGTGGCCCAGGCCTAATTCCAGGTCCTAGCTCTAAGCCCACCTCTTCCATGGAGCCTTCCCTGGATCTCCCCTTCTCAGGCCCTCCCCCTAACTTGAACGCTGAGTGTTTCTCACTGTCCCGTGGTGGCAGTGTCCAGGTGGCCCACACCAGGCTCTGCTTCATCCCAGGCTCACTCCCACCACCACACCTTCGCTTCCCCCAGGCCACTCGTCTGGTCTAGCTTCTCCAGTCGCCTCCTGTCTGCCAAATCGGACTTCAGAAGCCCCAGCCCGGGTCCAtcttcaggaagccttctctgatgcCCGCCCATCCCTAATCCTCAACCCACTCGGCCCCACCACCCCTACCTTGAGTTCTGACTAGTTCTCTACCCCATAGGCGGGGCAGTTTGTGGCCCGACAGGATCCCTCATCATTCCCACATCCACACCTTTAGGTGCCACCCACTGGGTCTGCTCTCCCCAACACATCATCGTACTTCAAGGCCCCCAGATGCAGGTTGgacacctccaggaagccctccctgatagctgccccagcccccgccccctcaGGCTGTTGTCTCATGGAGCCCCAGACAGGGGACTCCCTGGGAAAAGTACTACCCAGGATcggtggggtgagggggggtgTGATACTGACACTACAGCTGCCTCCGTTGGCACACGGATTCCCATCACAGGGCCCAGGCCCGGGTACGAGGCATCCAGTGGTGGCAGAGGATGGGCCCCTGGGGCTGAGGCAGCTGCTGGTGGAGACAGGGATTGTGCAGAGGGGCCCAGTCCAGCCCTCCAGGCATCGACATTCATCGGGCTGCTCACAGAAGCCGTGCTCTGGGCTGCAGCCTGCTCGACATGCCGCTatgggggaaggagaggcagaggaaagaggaatATTGATGAAGGGAGGATAAGAAATCAGAGAAATTTCTGAGCACTTTCCGTGCATCACTTGTTTCATCTTTGTGACTGTCAACCCAATGGGCTAGATGGTATTGCGACTCCCagtttacagacagggaaactgaggccccgagaGGCAGGGTGATTTacccagctaggaagtggcacaGCGAGGATCTGAACCCAGACCAATGagttccagagtctgtgctcttggAAGGAGAATGGAGTGGGGGCTCCCAGGTCTGAGCTTGGAGAGAGGAGAATGAAGGAAGAGGATCAAGGTTTGAGGAGGTACCCTTGGCCTTTCAGGGGAAATGGGAGGGCCTTGGATTAGGGGAGGTCTGGGAGGATCTGGATAAGCCTGGGGGTCCTAGGGGCTTCAGTGGGGCTCAGACATTGCGATATCTAGGGTGGGTTGGGGAATCCCAAGCCTTAGAACGCAGCGGGGTCTGGAGTGCAATCACAGGGAGGGAGGATGGTGAAACCCctgggggggatgggaggagctTCCAAAGCTCCTGAGTGGGGGTAAGGAGGGCCCCAGAATTAGAAGAGCTTTGGGGTCCGAGCATCTGGAAAGGGGTGTGGGTATGGATTCGGGGAGTAACTGGGGGTACAAGGATGGGAAATGGGTGTGCGGTTCTTATTTGGGGAGACAAGAGtgctgggaagagggaagggggctggAGTGCCCAGACAGGGCTGGAGAGAAATCTAGGGTCCTCAGTTTCCCAGAAAGTGGTAGCTGGATCATGGGAGCGGGCTGAAGACCATGAGTGAAGCTGGCGAGGGGTTCTCGGGTCCCCAATTCCCTGAAGAGGGTAACTAGGTTGTGAAAGGAGCCGGAGGAGCCGTGACGGGATGGGGTGCGGTTGAACGCAGGACTCACGCGGTGCCTCGCATTTGTCCTCTATCTGCGGGCAGGGGCGCAGTTCCGGGCCACACCGCGAGGGGGCGCCGCGCGAGCGGCAGAGGCGCGCGCACGCGGCCCCAACCGCCGGCGGCTCGCAGCGCGCGCGGTAGGAGAAGCGCAGCTCCCAGGCGCCTGCGCGCTGCACGTCCCGGGCCCACGGGCCCCCGGCCGCCAGGCGACGCCGGCCCGCCACGCGCGCCAGCAGGCTCCAAGCGGGCCCTGCGGGGTGAAGGGAGATGTGCTAGGCTGCGGCCCGCCTCGGTCTCGGGATGGAGACGGAGCGCGCAGGCTCCCTTCCCATTTTAACGAAGCCAAAACACCCCTTTTGAGTCCTGAGAATGGCAGTTACTTAGCAAGGCTGCAAACTCCCCTAATGCGCTCTGGGATCTTCGATGACGCGAACTCTATGACCATCATGATGATAACAGTTCTCCCAGAGAAGCCGAAGTGCCCCTATATTTTGCCCCAGAATCTTTGTATATTAAAGTAGTTATGAGACCCCTAACACCCTGGGACATATGACATCCCTAATATGGCCAAGGGGCAATGACAGGTCTTTGAAGTGAGGTCaaaaacaccccccccccaaaaaaaaacacccccaaaTTGTGCCTGAGGATTTTCCTATATCAAAATGGTGACAGAACCCCGCCTGTGGGCCTTATATAGCATCAAAGTCCCCCTCGAATTAAGGTTAAGATCATCCCATATCCCTCCCTGAAACCTCTCTGGTGAAACTGCAACATCCCAAAGGGGTCCTGAGGCCCTCTATATGGACAAGGTGACACAGCTTTGCCTACAAGAACCAGAAAGTAACTCATATTGTACCCTGGGTTCTCAAAATCAGATGGTGACAGAGCAGGACTGTGAAACGCTGCTGCTGCGACTCCAAGATAGTAAGAGAGCTTCTTCccgctctccctgcccccaccccgctTTGCCTGGTATCAGGACATTTCTGTGTCGACATGCCAAGAGCCCTGGGGCTGTCAACACCCAGCACCACGCTCCGGGAGCTGTGATGACATCATGGGTCCAGCAATCCCATGAATGCCCCACCCTACAGACAGCCCCATGTCACTCTCCTGGACCTCACATCGGGCCCCAGCTCCCTGGATCTCCCACACTCTACACTGAAGTCCCAGAATTGAAGATACTCACCTCCAATCTGTTCTCCTAACTCCTCTCTCCAGGTTTCAATGATGAGAGAGAAGGTGCCCTGGTTGGGTGGAGGAAGGTGGAGAGGGAAGAATGAAAACAGTGGTCAGGGCAGGTAGGTACTCGAAGAAGGCCAGATTTTAAGAGGTAAAGAGTGACGACCATTCCAGGGACCAGACAGGCAAGGGACAATTCCCAGAGGCTGGCCCAGGGAAGGAATGACTGTTTTGGCTttctttattgagcacttactatgtggtAAGCACTATACTCAAGATACCTGGTTGAATCTCTCAAAAGGGACCACTGTAATGTACCATgatgatcccattttacagatgaggatactgaggctgGAAAAGGGAAAGTCACTTGCCCAAAAGCATAAGCGTCTAGAATTCAAAAACAATTCTGTTCACCTTTATGCTTTTGGGGTTGTGGGATGGGAAATAGGATTTTGGAGGTGAAAAAGTCATGGATACAGGCCCCAACTGGAAGGTCTGAGAAGAGATAAGGTGAGAGGATATTGGGGGTCCCCAAGACAGAGTGTGAAAGTCTCCCTAGGTGCAAGGAAATTTGGGGATAAAGATGAGGATACCAGTGTTTAAAGATCCCCAAGGAACAGGGGTAGGGTTCTGTGAATTGAGGATTTCTAGAAGGTGAGTTTGGGGTTCTGGGAATTCAGGGTTCCAGGCATGCAAGGCTGGGATCTGGGATCCCTAGAGGGAAATTCGGAATCAGAAAATTTGGGTTTATGGGTAGGGTTTATGGGTCTGAGAATTCCAGATGATGGAGTTACTGGGAATTTGGGGTCTCCAGGGGGCAGGGTCTTGGAAGTTGGAAGGCAGATGGCAGTCGAGGTTTGGGTAAGGCCCCCCGCACGGGCGTGCCCCGGGACTGGGTCTCACCGGCCAGGCGTCCCGGAAGGGCACGCGCATGAGGCCGTCCGGCAGCGGCAAGTCAGGCGCTGGCGCTCCGGGCTGCGCAGTGTAGACCGGTCCGCGCGCACTCAGCGCCGCGCCCAGGGTGCACGGAGACTCGGCGGTCTCCTCGGAGATCCCTGGCTTCAGGCAGACCCTGAAGAAGAGGCGGCAGGTGTCCCCGGCCTTGCAGGGGGACCGCGGGGCGCCCGGGCCTGGTCCTGGCCCGAAAGAGTGGATCTGCAGCTCGAAGACGCCGGCCGGCCGTGTCTGGGGCGGAAAGGGGTACAGGGTGAGGGGACTGCGGGGACCCAGACGTCTCATCCGCCCCGCGCCCCCTCCCCAAGACCCCCGGGTCGCACCCCCTCCCATCCACCCTTTCCACTCCGGCTCCgacctggggaaggaaaaagagcGCCAGGATCACCGTcggggagaggagctggggcaTCTGCGGGGAGACCATGGCCTTCCGGAGGTCTTGGGAGCCGCAGCTGCTGGCTCCGGAGCCTTATATCTGAGAGGACAGCTCCGCCCCTTCGGGCAGCCGCCGGCTGCAGGGGACCCTAGGGGAGGAGGTCGCAGGGGAAGGAGAGCGTGCTGGAGCAGCCGTGAGACTGTGTCGTGGCCACAGGCAGTGCAGTGAGTGCACATATTATATGCAGTTGTGGGCATGATTTGTGTGGCTGAGGAtagggtggggttgggggggttaAGCTTGTGTGTGAGGTTGGATATGATTTTAAAACTCTGAGTGTGTGTGATGTATGAGCAAGAGCTATTGGAGGGTGTACATGACTGTGATTGTGTGTCTAGGTCAGATTGTGTGGCTCCACGTGTGCCTGAAATTGTATATGGTTAAGCCTCTTTGTGAGGTTGTAAATAATTCTaagattctgtgtgtgtgtgtgtgtgtgtgtgtgtgtgtgtatacatgcacgCAGACACCTGCATGGGAGAATGGAGATGTACATGATTTAATGGTTGTGTGACTTTTTGAGATTCTGTGGCTGTGTAGATGCTTCTCTGTGCAGGTGTACAAAAGTGTGTTAGCTCCTGGACCACTGTGTGTAGTTGTAGGAACCTGTGACTTTGTGGTCTGTGCAGGTGCTTCTAGGtggctgtgtgtgtttgtgtgtgtggtaaggtCTGTGCAAGGTTGTGAATGGCTGAGGGCTTGTGTGTGAAGGAGGCTGGGTGCGGGAGGTCCATGAGTGTAGCCCTGTGTGGATACGATGAAGATCCAGTGTTCTTTGTggacccgtgtgtgtgtgtgtgtgtgtgtgcgcgcgcacgcgcgcaTGCTTGATTGTGTTCCCCTCCCCAAAACAAAGCCACCCTCCCCAAACCCGCATCACGGATGCACCAGACGCCAGGGCGAGGAGCCCCCGCCTCAGAGGGGGCTCCCAGCTGTATGTAAATGCTGCCATCTGCTGGGCGGCCGCGCCCCTCCCCCTTTGGGCCGCAGCTGGGCTGCCCGTTTGGCCTCCGGAAGGTGTGAGCAGCAAATGGGCAGGAAATTCGGTCCTCACAGATCAGGGGCCCGCTCCCTCACTCCAGGATGAATGGGGAAAGGGGGCACCCCGCGCCCTCCAGAAGCTCCTTAGTATTCCAGGACCACCGCAAGGAAAGCTGGTTAGAGCAGATGTTCCAGCCCTCTGGTCCTAatcatttactctgtgccaggtgctgagcAAAGCCCTTTAGATggagtaaactttttttttccagaataaaaaaatttaacacttaGAAGCTAATAATTATAGGGGGAAATACAGGTTCAATTATATAcgtacatatttttcttttggagaaggtgctcaataaagcaCAGCCCAGTAGAGCcaggcatacagtaagtgctcagtcatttttaatgaatgaaagaactcAATCTAAACAGTTTTCTCATAATCCTGAGGACGGGAGTCATGGAAGGGTTTGGAACAGGGGAGGGCCATGGTCAGTTGTGCAGAACATCCCAGGTTCCTTTGCACAGGTTTTTCTTCTACTTGATATATTCTTtccacttccttctttttaaattctgttcttACCATTCAGACTTCACCTATAGGAGGCCTTCCCTAACACCCCCCAAGGGGGCCAGGCACCTCTTCTGAGTTCCCACAGCCCCTGGGGACTCCTCTATCCGAGCCCCAACCACTCTGACCTATGAGGTCTTTCTAAGCACAAATCTGACCATGTCCCTCTCCTACATAGactcttccatggctccccagtgccttcCAGCTTCTGAAATTCTAAGGTTGACATTTAAGGCCCTCCATCCACATCCCCCTACTCAAACAGGTTCTGTGGCCCCAAAGCACAGAGCCAGACCTTGTGGACCCGGTTACTGGGAGGCAAATTAGGGCCTGTACTGGGGTAGGTGAAGGAGTGAGCCTCCCATTATAGGAACTATTCAAATGAGATTTGGACAGCTATTACAAGCTGTGGGAGAAGGCAAATTCCTGCCCTGGATAACTGTGGAGGTAACAGTTTCCAGGTCTGAGATATCTCAAAGATTTTAAAGATTGTAAAAACAGCCAGCCTTTATTGAGGGTTTCTGCCAGGCATGATAGCGTTTCATGTGAATTCTCTCAAGTCTGTATGTGTACTTTAAGGAATTTCCAAGCATCTTTTTGGCTATCTAGGACTTTTCCTTATGTGCCCACCTTAGAGCCCACAGAAGGCAATGCTGAggtgacatctgcaaagacctgaaggaggggagggagtgagCTATATGGATCCTGGGAAAAAAACATTCCCGGCAGAGGgcatagcaagtgcaaaggccctggggtgaccATGCCCGGCACACCCAGATATCCCCATGGTTTGTCTCATTTCATTCTGGTCTCTGCTCAAATACACCCTCCCAAGAGACCTTCTCTGACTGTCCCATTCAATCTAAAACAGCACTCCTGTTCCCAAACCACTCTATCTCCTTACCATGCTTTTCTCTATGCATTTATTTTACCCCGAGAAATATCTGACCATTTTGTCTCCTCCATGAGAAcatcatctcctttttttctagAGCTTTTTCTCTAGTTTGTTCACCAATACACCCTTGTGCCTAAAATGAGGCCTGGCAGTCAGTActtaggaaatatttgttgagtaagcAAATGagaggtactattattaaccTCTTATGAATGAGCAAACTGAGATGCTTGAgaccttgcccagggtcacagggcTTGCAAGTGGCGTGCAACCTGGGAATTCAGCCCCTGCTGGGATATGCGTTAACACTGGCCCAATCATGCCCACCAGATGACGCCCTAATGCAGCCCTAGCACCGAGCATTTGATATAAACATCCTACGCCATGTCACGTAAGCAGCGTCTCAGAGGCCACCTGGCACAAGTCaaaccctctccttccctccagcttTAAGCAGGTGTGACCTGACAGCACCATCCCTGAACCGGCATCAATGTCGGGGAGAGGCCTTGGAGGAACCCACTGGACACTGAAGCATGTGCCACCCAGAGTGCAAACCTTAACCCCCAGGGCCACGGGCCAATGGACAAACGTACTTCCTCCTTTCATGCCCCGTGGGTGGACAGATCTGAGTCACATTTCAAAAGGCTCCTCAGAAGGTCCCATGGGTCACCCCCTGTGGTCAGCGAGCACTCACTTGTGGTGGCTCCCTCCGTCCACAAACCCTCTCCCCAGGATCATGTTCCCCAAATACATTGCTTTCAGTTAGGAGTTTCCAACGCTCAAAGCTACCTGCAAAGAAAACACAGGCCCTCCCTCAATCCTGCAGACGCTCTCAAGCTAGGGAATCCTGAGGATATCGGGGAAACTCTCTCCTGGATCACAAATGGTCCACCtcagggtggaggtggagggctgCAAATGTTCCTTATTTGTAGACGTCTTTGAGCCTTGTTTAAAAATCTAGAGTTCAAGTTCAATCTGGCCCACACagtttcaaatacattttaattattttcacaaataccagggaagggtttttaaaagtATCTAACTGGTACTAGCACTAAATGCTGGCTGGAGCAGGAGACGCTGAGACAGCCGGGGGCAGGCGACTGCCAAAACGGTACAGGATATTTCAGTCTAGGAAGAACCAACATGGCCTGGTAACAATAAGCCCCACTGAATATACATGCAGCCTGAGCACGAGCTGTCCCATTTACTCCTCGCAGCCACTCTACTACGATGGGTATTATCATcgcccccattttagagatgaggaaagggaggcaGAAAGGTGCTCCCAAGGTGCATACAGCTACCATCTGAGTGCCTACCTGGGGGGCCTCACTCAGCCTTCAAGCCTagcctatgaggtaggtactattatttcacagacgtggaaactgaggcactgagaggggAAGTAACTTGCTCATTTGCTTGTGATCACACAAGTCAGGAGGTGGTAGAGCTTGGAGCCGAACTTGGATTTGGGTTTATAAAAGTctggagggacttctctggcggtccagtggttaagactccgcgcttccactgcagcaggttttgatccctgatcagggaactaagatcccatatgctgtgctgctgcgcggccaaaaaaaaaccagtctGGAACTCAGCACTCTTAAATAATAGCCAATTGTGCTGTCCATTGCAGGAGCcagtagtcacatgtggctatttaattaaaatgaaacaaaatcaaaaatctCATCCCTCAGTTACCCTTGCCACATCTCAAGTGCTCAATGGCCCCATGAGGCCACTGGCTGCTGTACCGGACAGTGCAGATACATGACACGGGGTACACATCGCGGAAAGTTCCATTGCAGAGTGCTGCTACAGTCTGTTTTAGTTAGGAGccaacatttttaaattgggagaTTTAATATAAACAACCCCTTTCCTGGCTTCTactgaaaaatcagaagatcAAGCAACTCTAGGCCCACCTTCCCACAGGGCCATGGTTGGCAGAGCTCAGCAGCAGCTGCCCTCTTGAGATGGGGCGGTCTCTGGTCCACCGAAGCCCCACGTGCCCACACTTCACACATTTACACAGCAGCCTGGCGGCTACCTGTGTTTCAACCCACAGTGCCATCCTCTCATCTCTTTTCCATAGGGAATCTGGGGCCAAAGAGGGAGATGCACTTTCGCAGACCACGTGGCACACGGGAAGACACGGCTAGGGCAGGGCCCTACCCAGGTTTTCGGATTCCCAGGCCGGAGTTAAAAACCAACCATCACCCACCAGAGTGCCCTCGCTGCTCGGCAGCTGATCGGCCACTGTGGGATGACCCCCAGAGTCCCACACTGCACCCTGATGCCCCCATCTGGAGACTCTCCGGACACAGCAGTGTGGCGTCTGCGATGAACTTTATTGGACATGTGGTTGGCCAAGCCGTGGTCTGGGAGCACTGGGCCTGGGGCCCAGAACCCAGGCACTGAGTTTAAGGAGGCCCAGAGGTCAGGGCTGTTTGGAGCGAGGCCACAAGCGGCTGGTAAGGGAGCCAAAGAAGAGGTTCTGCTTGCTGGATTTGGAGAGCTCAGCCAGCCGCTGCTGCTCCTCCTGGAGTTGGGGGCACACAGAGAGGGAGGGTCAGCCCAGGGGCCACCTTCCTTAAACCTTTGCCCAGCCCAGACACAGGATGCACCCAGACCCTAAGGACCCAGTTCAGACACTGGCAAAAGCCAGCTTTGAGCCACAGAAGCCCAGACTCAAATCCCAGGGGGCCTGTCCCCTGAACCCTGGGAACCTATCCCAGGCCCTACACTGGACTACAACATCTTGCTCCCTAAGCCCCCAGTGCCCAGTCTTGAGCCCTAAGACCCCTGTCTGGATGCTGAGGGATCCCAGGCCCAAATCTCCAGGGATTCCTCCTTCGGGTACTCAGGAGCTCTAgccaggaacacaaccccaaACTCGATCAACCTCAGCCTAGACTCCTGGGAATCTCTTTCTCAGACTCAATTCATATTCTTATCCCCACTTACAAATCAGAGGATCACAGGTCATCAGAACTCCATGCCCAAACCCTTGGGCCAAGTGTCCAAGGATCCCTCTTCCCAGACCTGATCCAAACCCCCACCCCACAAAATACCAGGACCCCCAGGCCATCAAGGCCTCTGGACCTATCTCAAATGCTTGGCGTTTCCTGCCTCCTGTGCTCAGCGCAGGCTGCAGAATCAATTCGCCCCTCATTACAAGGGCCCCCTGGGACGGGTGGTGTGAAAGAGAAGGcagttgctcaaggtcacacagccggaGTGGAGACAAGCTGCTCCGGGGCTCCGCCTTCAAGAGCCTGGGGAACTGACGGTGACACCCCCCACCCACGCTGGGAAGCTGAGGACTCACCTGCTCCAGCCGGCTTTGCCGCTGTTTGAAAGCCTCCAGTGGGTCTTCCTCCAGGGCGTAGTGCTCCAGCACAGTTCGGACATCCTCCACACCATTCAGAGCAATGGCTGTGGGGATAGCAGGCGGGGGTCAGCCAACTGAAGGTCAGAGGGAAGCAGGGCCCACAAGGGTAAAGGTCAGACCGGGGTGGGGTCAGAGCTACGTGCAACACTTCTCAGCAGTCTAAAAGGGATCCCTTGAGTATTCCCAGGCATCCCCTAAACATTCCAGAGGAGCATCCCAAACATTCTAAGAAGCTTCTAAAGACTGCAAGATGCTCATGGATCTCCTGCATCCCAAGTCCCTGGTTTCACATAAAAAACAAGCCAGAATCAAGCATCTTATCATTCCTCTTGAATGTCAAGGGCTCCAGGGTCAGAGGCCAGGAGGTCAGGGGTCAGCCTCACTCTTCAGGAA from Balaenoptera musculus isolate JJ_BM4_2016_0621 chromosome 19, mBalMus1.pri.v3, whole genome shotgun sequence includes:
- the DLL3 gene encoding delta-like protein 3, whose protein sequence is MVSPQMPQLLSPTVILALFFLPQTRPAGVFELQIHSFGPGPGPGAPRSPCKAGDTCRLFFRVCLKPGISEETAESPCTLGAALSARGPVYTAQPGAPAPDLPLPDGLMRVPFRDAWPGTFSLIIETWREELGEQIGGPAWSLLARVAGRRRLAAGGPWARDVQRAGAWELRFSYRARCEPPAVGAACARLCRSRGAPSRCGPELRPCPQIEDKCEAPPACRAGCSPEHGFCEQPDECRCLEGWTGPLCTIPVSTSSCLSPRGPSSATTGCLVPGPGPCDGNPCANGGSCSETPGSFECTCPRGFYGLRCEVSGVTCADGPCFNGGLCVGGADPDSAYICRCPPGFQGSNCEKRVDRCSLQPCRNGGLCLDLGHALRCRCRSGFAGPRCEHDLDDCANRACANGGTCLEGGGARRCSCALGFGGRDCRERADPCAARPCAHGGRCYAHFSGLVCACAPGYMGARCEFPVHPDGAGALPVAPPGLRPGDPQRFLLPPALGLLVAAGLAGSALLLVHVRRRGPGRDTGSRLLAGTPEPSVHALPDALNNMRTREGAGNGPSSSSDWNRPEDGDARSVYVISAPCIYAREA